The Methanorbis furvi region GGATGTAGCTTGACAAACTCAGCAAATCCTTTCAGTTCCCGTTCAGGAATATCGCTGGTATAGCAAACGTTCAGAAGGGTCAACGGATCTCCTGACTTTTGCACGACAAAATCAATCTCGTTTGTCTCCTTCCAGTATTTTGGCGTGTATCCTCTCCGCAGCAGTTCAATACAGACGAGATTTTCCACCAGTCTTCCGGTATCCTGAGAAAAGACAAAACCCGCGGCAGAACGGAGACCGTTATCGGCAAGATACATCTTTCTTGGAGCGACCAGTTGTTTTTTGTAGGAGAAAGAAAACTTTGTCGCGGTGTACAACAGATATCCGTCCTCGGCATACGACAGATAATCCTGAACGCGGGCAGGATCTGTTTTGAAAGTTTGTGCAAGACTACGGAATGTTTGCGGCACGGCAATATTGGTAATAACATAGCTCAGGAGTTCCTGCATCAGACTCTGGTTCCTGACATCATGCGAAGCAATGATGTCACGGTACAGGATGCTGTCATAGTACGCTTTCAGATAATCACGTCGGATTTCATCCTGTTCAATATGCACGATTGCAGGAAACCCGCCGTTTCGCAAGTAAGTATTGAGGTGCCCAATGAGTTCATACTTTTTTGTCAGGAGATTAATCTCATTGTTAGGAGGAACTGTTCCTATAAACGTCAGATACTCGCAAAAACTTAACGGATAGACACGGACTGGGAGATATCTGCCGGTCAAATGTGTTCCGGACTGGGATTCAAGGATGTGGGAGGTTGAACCGGAGATGATAATGCGGTATCTGCCGGTATCATACAAATTTTTCAGAACCCGAGGAAAATCGGGAACATCCTGTACTTCATCGAAGAAAAGCCAGAGATCCGTCGTGGTCCCGACAAGTTTCTGATATGTGTCCAGTACGGTATTGATCGGATCGGAAAGATTACGAATCGCATTATTGTCACAGGAAAGGAAGAGGATGTGACTGGGATTGACGGACTCGTGCTCGATCAGATGTTGGATGGTCTGATACATCAGCGTGGTTTTGCCGGATCTCCTAACACCACCGATGATAACTATTTCCCGGATGTTTTTGAGATAGCCAAGAATTTTGTCAAGATATACTCTGCGAAGAATGCCGGAATCCGGTTTGGTTCCGACCCACCAGGGATTCTGCATCGCCAGGTACTGCACAAGCTCTTCCATCGTATGCTATTCTTTGTCTACAATCCTGATATAATTTTGCAAAGTGATAGTGTATATACCATCACATTTCACAAAAAGTGATAGTGTATGTACCATCACTCATACTTCCGCTCCGCCGCACCCACAATACCGCCCGCAGTTTTCTCTCCGACCCCTTTCACTTTCATCAGCTCCTCCGCAGTTGCCGAAAACACCGCACGAAGCGTTCCAAACGCAGACAAAATATCGCGTGCAGACTTTGGGCCCACCTCAGGCACAGCCGTTAAAATATACTCAAGCTCCTCTCTCCCGCTTCGTGCAGACTTATGGCGGTGAAAACTCCGCTCAGACTTTGCCTCGCCCAGATCCCTGCGGGCAAACGCATACAGCATACCGGCAGTTTCCTCCGCATCCCGCGTAAACACAAGCGACACATCAAAGTCCACCGCAATTGAGGCAAGCGTGTTGCGGATCGCATTCGGATGAATATTACGCAGCTCATACAAATCCGCAATCGACCCGCCTTCAACAATCAGAACCGGTCTGGACGCAGACTCAGCAAGACTTTTTACCTGACCAAACAGATCCCGGTCCACAAGCGTATCCACAAAATCCTGCGCAGTCTTTCGTTCAACAAGAACCCGGTCACCGATCGCATAATCTCCTACCGGCAGAGCCGCAAGCGTAATCTTTGCACCAAGATTGCTGAGATGCTCCGCAACCTTTGAAGACATCTCCCGATTATCGATAACGATTGCAGGACGCTCAGCATCATCAGCCTCAGCAGACGATGCGGCCGCCCGAAGGACTGCGTCGGCAAGTGTCATCTGGGCTTTTGCAGGATCGGGCGCAGGAACTGGAACATTTCCGCTGCGCATCGCCTTCACGCCTTTTTGCATCTGCTTCTCGCGGGTGTTGCTCACCCAGCGGAAGGTTTCATCCGTCGTCCCTTTCGTAATCAGAACAATGATCTTTCCTGACGAGTTCCTGCCGGTCCGCCCCTTTCGCTGAATACTCCGCACCTCGGAAGGCAC contains the following coding sequences:
- a CDS encoding ATP-binding protein, producing MEELVQYLAMQNPWWVGTKPDSGILRRVYLDKILGYLKNIREIVIIGGVRRSGKTTLMYQTIQHLIEHESVNPSHILFLSCDNNAIRNLSDPINTVLDTYQKLVGTTTDLWLFFDEVQDVPDFPRVLKNLYDTGRYRIIISGSTSHILESQSGTHLTGRYLPVRVYPLSFCEYLTFIGTVPPNNEINLLTKKYELIGHLNTYLRNGGFPAIVHIEQDEIRRDYLKAYYDSILYRDIIASHDVRNQSLMQELLSYVITNIAVPQTFRSLAQTFKTDPARVQDYLSYAEDGYLLYTATKFSFSYKKQLVAPRKMYLADNGLRSAAGFVFSQDTGRLVENLVCIELLRRGYTPKYWKETNEIDFVVQKSGDPLTLLNVCYTSDIPERELKGFAEFVKLHPDVAVRKILLTEDLSLQLDDEITAIPLWRWLLTE